From a single Miscanthus floridulus cultivar M001 chromosome 8, ASM1932011v1, whole genome shotgun sequence genomic region:
- the LOC136471686 gene encoding autophagy-related protein 101-like isoform X1, which translates to MNCETCQLKELELEPTEIRDVLRCILHTIFFHRTLSLVRPKDVDCDFLEITYVQCGLPELEKEVDEKIGQFTAWVEKHPNRRSQVCLSFFDEKHRHPGWFVNKTERIYWEQWFINLHVMSPKRYSKSNSSKGLTNIGANALEETSTRRAALESSINKVLFQIINFANEKKDHIPAIPDRIFNHEIMIPSSDSVFGWNTDAIRRVLNSGHPYSL; encoded by the exons ATGAACTGCGAGACCTGTCAGCTGAAGGAGCTG GAGCTGGAACCGACGGAGATCAGGGATGTGCTGCGAT GCATTTTGCACACCATATTCTTCCATAGAACCCTCAGCCTGGTTCGCCCCAAAGATGTTGACTGTGATTTCCTTGAGATCACTTAT GTACAATGTGGTCTACCGGAACTAGAAAAGGAAGTTGATGAAAAGATAGGCCAGTTCACTGCTTGGGTGGAGAAACACCCAAATCGCAGAAGCCAG GTATGCCTCTCCTTCTTCGACGAGAAACACAGACACCCAGGTTGGTTTGTCAACAAAACAGAGCGCATTTATTGGGAGCAATGGTTCATCAATTTGCATGTCATGAGCCCAAAAAGATACAGCAAGTCAAACAGCTCCAAAGGGCTGACAAACATCGGAG CGAATGCCCTGGAGGAGACCAGCACAAGGCGTGCTGCATTGGAGTCGTCGATTAACAAAGTGCTATTCCAGATCATAAACTTCGCCAATGAGAAAAAGGACCACATTCCTGCCATCCCTGACAGAATTTTCAATCACGAGATCATGATCCCAAG CTCGGATTCTGTATTTGGATGGAACACCGATGCCATTCGCAGAGTGCTGAATAGCGGGCACCCGTACTCACTTTAG
- the LOC136471686 gene encoding autophagy-related protein 101-like isoform X2, which translates to MNCETCQLKELELEPTEIRDVLRCILHTIFFHRTLSLVRPKDVDCDFLEITYVQCGLPELEKEVDEKIGQFTAWVEKHPNRRSQVCLSFFDEKHRHPGWFVNKTERIYWEQWFINLHVMSPKRYSKSNSSKGLTNIGANALEETSTRRAALESSINKVLFQIINFANEKKDHIPAIPDRIFNHEIMIPR; encoded by the exons ATGAACTGCGAGACCTGTCAGCTGAAGGAGCTG GAGCTGGAACCGACGGAGATCAGGGATGTGCTGCGAT GCATTTTGCACACCATATTCTTCCATAGAACCCTCAGCCTGGTTCGCCCCAAAGATGTTGACTGTGATTTCCTTGAGATCACTTAT GTACAATGTGGTCTACCGGAACTAGAAAAGGAAGTTGATGAAAAGATAGGCCAGTTCACTGCTTGGGTGGAGAAACACCCAAATCGCAGAAGCCAG GTATGCCTCTCCTTCTTCGACGAGAAACACAGACACCCAGGTTGGTTTGTCAACAAAACAGAGCGCATTTATTGGGAGCAATGGTTCATCAATTTGCATGTCATGAGCCCAAAAAGATACAGCAAGTCAAACAGCTCCAAAGGGCTGACAAACATCGGAG CGAATGCCCTGGAGGAGACCAGCACAAGGCGTGCTGCATTGGAGTCGTCGATTAACAAAGTGCTATTCCAGATCATAAACTTCGCCAATGAGAAAAAGGACCACATTCCTGCCATCCCTGACAGAATTTTCAATCACGAGATCATGATCCCAAG GTGA